Proteins encoded by one window of Pseudomonadota bacterium:
- a CDS encoding SLBB domain-containing protein encodes MSSSMLPPPKRGLSQDPPERFVLRPGDVIDVTTVSTETEEHTELIVDAAGFVRLPLVGEVKVGALGLGPAAALIQEQLRRFDKLATVQIKLNEAKGQRVTSLGAVAQPGAVSLIPGMRLADVIALSGGPAVRTDAEGQAWPLADLANASVYRQGYRLPVDVNKALRGHKSHNVLMRAGDSVFVPPLRLLDVSVLGAVGGATAVPYRPGLRLTQALAMAGGPTIDADLGDLRLLRREAEGTRVYHARLDSIVSGQASDIAMQPGDVLYVTDHPIADFGEVLDRLGPLMSMSVSALFLALAIAAN; translated from the coding sequence ATGTCGTCCTCGATGCTGCCACCGCCGAAACGCGGCTTGTCCCAAGACCCACCCGAGCGTTTCGTGTTGAGGCCAGGCGACGTCATCGACGTCACCACCGTCTCTACGGAAACCGAGGAGCATACGGAGCTCATCGTCGATGCAGCCGGTTTTGTACGGTTGCCGCTCGTGGGCGAGGTCAAGGTAGGGGCGCTGGGTTTGGGACCCGCGGCTGCCCTGATTCAGGAGCAGCTGCGACGCTTCGACAAGTTGGCCACCGTGCAGATCAAGCTCAACGAGGCGAAGGGGCAGCGCGTAACCTCGCTGGGTGCCGTGGCGCAGCCGGGCGCAGTATCGCTGATTCCAGGAATGAGGCTTGCGGATGTGATCGCACTTTCGGGTGGACCCGCGGTTCGCACCGACGCCGAGGGACAGGCCTGGCCGCTTGCCGACCTGGCGAACGCCTCCGTCTACCGCCAAGGGTACCGACTTCCCGTGGACGTGAACAAGGCGCTACGTGGCCACAAGAGCCACAATGTCCTGATGCGAGCCGGTGATTCCGTCTTCGTTCCACCGCTGCGGCTCCTGGACGTGAGCGTGCTTGGTGCCGTGGGCGGTGCGACGGCGGTGCCGTATCGACCCGGCCTGCGTCTCACCCAGGCATTGGCCATGGCCGGAGGCCCGACTATCGATGCGGACCTCGGCGATCTACGCCTGTTGCGACGCGAGGCCGAAGGGACCCGGGTCTATCACGCCCGGCTCGACTCGATCGTGAGCGGGCAAGCTTCCGACATCGCCATGCAGCCAGGTGACGTGCTCTACGTCACGGATCATCCCATCGCCGATTTTGGCGAGGTGCTGGATAGGCTCGGCCCATTGATGTCCATGAGCGTGAGCGCGCTGTTTTTGGCTCTGGCAATCGCTGCCAATTAG
- a CDS encoding exopolysaccharide biosynthesis polyprenyl glycosylphosphotransferase: MTQPHGLAQRYAWLLGIVARLCDLTCVVGALVAACWFWNEPWFISYAIAAFSASVLFAIVAPSYGLYRTFRTMPAQSEVLKSWLAWLTVLAVLLIAGFATGYIERCSRSVLALWCGLTPLLVGFWRFGVGLTLRWLRTRGRNPRSVAVAGASHVGRALAQTLLGSPWMGVRFAGFYDDRHASRLREFVRPGELEGNLEQLVERARAGEIDVVYVALPLRAEPRIQSLVRALADTTATVSLACDFGGFDPLQARFGAVGEIAVMGIVDKPFSGVEGWLKRLEDLGLSLILAILAAVPMLLIGFAIKLSSRGPILIRERCYGPNGSSLNVLRFRTSELVHGTALEGTVLRRTAFGDWLRRAKLDRLPQLLQVLGGSMSLVGPRPLTREALETYRTLQPPAMRHHRVAPGIIGWAEVDGVFELDAVGSTQQGEVGYDVGYLRSWSVGLDLAIMWKAVRQVAIGQGAARRPSAARLSHVEPRRLPRSALRDSLADQA, from the coding sequence ATGACACAGCCACACGGGCTCGCACAGCGATACGCATGGCTTCTGGGGATCGTGGCACGCCTTTGCGACCTTACCTGCGTGGTGGGGGCGCTGGTGGCCGCCTGCTGGTTCTGGAACGAACCTTGGTTCATCAGCTACGCTATTGCGGCGTTTTCGGCATCGGTGCTTTTCGCGATCGTCGCGCCGTCGTACGGTCTGTACCGGACCTTTCGCACGATGCCTGCCCAGAGCGAGGTGCTGAAGTCCTGGCTGGCGTGGCTGACCGTGCTGGCAGTACTCTTGATTGCCGGATTTGCAACGGGCTACATCGAGCGCTGTTCGCGCAGCGTCTTGGCGCTGTGGTGCGGACTCACGCCGCTGCTGGTGGGCTTCTGGCGCTTCGGCGTCGGGCTGACCTTGCGCTGGCTTCGCACCCGGGGACGCAACCCGAGGTCGGTGGCCGTTGCCGGAGCTTCGCACGTTGGCAGGGCCCTGGCGCAGACCCTGCTGGGCTCGCCCTGGATGGGCGTCCGCTTCGCAGGGTTCTACGATGACCGTCACGCGTCGAGGCTGCGTGAGTTCGTGCGACCCGGCGAGCTCGAGGGCAACCTGGAACAGCTGGTAGAGCGGGCGCGGGCGGGCGAGATCGACGTGGTCTACGTCGCGCTGCCGCTGCGGGCGGAGCCCCGAATACAGTCCCTGGTTCGAGCGCTGGCCGATACGACAGCCACGGTTTCCTTGGCTTGCGATTTTGGCGGGTTCGACCCCCTGCAGGCGCGCTTTGGAGCCGTCGGTGAGATCGCGGTGATGGGCATCGTGGACAAGCCGTTCTCCGGCGTGGAGGGCTGGCTGAAGCGGTTGGAGGACCTGGGTCTGAGCTTGATACTTGCGATCCTGGCCGCGGTACCGATGCTGTTGATAGGGTTCGCGATCAAGCTCAGCTCCCGCGGCCCGATACTAATCCGCGAGCGCTGTTACGGGCCCAACGGCTCGAGCCTGAACGTCCTGCGTTTTCGCACCAGCGAGCTGGTCCATGGCACGGCGCTGGAGGGAACGGTGCTGCGCCGCACTGCATTTGGGGACTGGCTGCGGCGCGCCAAGCTCGATCGGTTGCCGCAGCTGCTGCAAGTGCTGGGCGGCAGCATGTCGCTTGTCGGCCCGCGGCCGCTGACGCGGGAGGCCCTCGAGACCTACCGCACGCTGCAACCTCCGGCGATGCGTCACCATCGCGTGGCGCCCGGAATCATAGGTTGGGCGGAGGTCGATGGCGTGTTCGAGCTGGACGCGGTCGGGTCGACGCAGCAGGGCGAGGTGGGCTACGACGTCGGCTACCTGCGTAGCTGGAGCGTCGGGCTTGATCTGGCGATCATGTGGAAAGCGGTGCGGCAGGTGGCGATTGGCCAAGGCGCTGCGCGCCGGCCGTCAGCAGCGCGGCTTTCGCACGTGGAGCCGCGCCGCCTTCCTCGGTCCGCGCTCCGCGATAGCCTCGCCGATCAGGCTTGA